In Pan troglodytes isolate AG18354 chromosome 21, NHGRI_mPanTro3-v2.0_pri, whole genome shotgun sequence, one genomic interval encodes:
- the LOC134806946 gene encoding protein FAM110A isoform X2, with the protein MPVDTLSPGAPSAPALPCRLRTKVPGYLLRRPADGGVRKPSAVERLEADKAKYVKSLHVANTRQEPVQPLLSKQPLFSPETRRTVLTPSRRALPGPCRRPQLDLDILSSLINLCDSPVSPAEASRTPGRAEGAGRPPPATPPRPPPSTSAVRRVDVRPLPASPARPCPSPGPAAASSPARPPGLQRSKSDLSERFSRAAADLERFFNFCGLDPEEARGLGVAHLARASSDIVSLAGPSAGPGSSEGGCSRRSSVTVEERARERVPYGVSVVERNARVIKWLYGLRQARESPAAEG; encoded by the coding sequence ATGCCTGTGGACACGCTGAGCCCCGGAGCCCCGTCCGCCCCCGCCCTACCTTGCCGCCTGCGGACCAAGGTCCCTGGCTACCTGCTACGGAGGCCGGCAGATGGTGGAGTCCGGAAACCGAGCGCCGTGGAGCGCCTGGAGGCCGACAAGGCCAAGTACGTCAAGAGCCTGCATGTGGCCAACACCCGCCAGGAACCTGTGCAGCCCCTGCTGTCCAAACAGCCACTCTTTAGCCCTGAGACTCGCCGCACAGTGCTCACGCCCAGCCGCCGAGCCCTGCCTGGCCCCTGCCGACGGCCCCAGCTGGACCTGGACATCCTCAGCAGCCTCATCAACTTGTGTGATAGTCCCGTGTCCCCTGCCGAGGCCAGCCGCACTCCTGGACGGGCAGAGGGAGCCGGCCGTCCTCCCCCAGCCACCCCTCCACGACCGCCGCCCAGTACCTCTGCGGTCCGCCGAGTGGACGTCCGCCCCCTGCCCGCCTCGCCTGCCCGGCCCTGCCCATCACCCGGCCCTGCCGCCGCCTCCAGCCCAGCCCGGCCGCCGGGTTTGCAACGCTCTAAGTCGGACTTGAGCGAGCGCTTTTCTAGGGCAGCCGCTGATCTTGAGCGCTTTTTTAACTTCTGCGGCCTGGACCCGGAGGAGGCGAGAGGGTTGGGTGTGGCCCACCTGGCACGGGCCAGCTCGGATATCGTGTCCCTGGCAGGGCCCAGTGCCGGGCCGGGCAGCTCTGAAGGGGGCTGCTCCCGCCGCAGCTCGGTTACTGTTGAGGAGCGGGCCCGGGAGCGCGTTCCCTATGGCGTGTCGGTGGTGGAGCGCAATGCCCGCGTGATCAAGTGGCTGTATGGGTTAAGGCAGGCACGGGAGAGCCCAGCAGCTGAAGGCTAG